The Ipomoea triloba cultivar NCNSP0323 chromosome 4, ASM357664v1 DNA segment gaaaaaacctgTGCGGGGCCGTGCTGTGCCTGTGCGTCCAAGAACAAATAATGTAAATACACTTCAAAATGTATTGTTTACATTGTTGAAAGTAATTCTTACAAATATGATATCAAGAACACTAATCAAAACAGAAAAACTATACTAGTTAACACCAATATGGACTATGACCACCAACAATTAGACCCGTAAGTTTATTAGCATTCATAAATTCTTCTGGTTCAACATCCCACCCAGTAGGTTTGATGTCCTCTACTGCTATCTCCCAATTTCTCTTTGATTGCGTTGTCTGATTGTTGATCTCGTCTATTTCTTCTTCGTCAATGCCTGGCCCTAATTCCTTAATGAGTTCAGAATCATCAATCTTAGAATCATCGTCCCAGTCGATTTTATCGATATAAAGATCAGAATCAGGTAGAGTTAAATTGGTTTCGAGATTATTAAGGATGTTGaactttttagcataaaacaAGGTTTTAGAACGGTTGAATGACTCCTGCGCCTCCTTGTCGTCCCAGTGCATGATGTTATCGTAAAGGTGGACGTACTTTTTGGCTTCTATGAATTTATCCCAGGTAGGGAATAGCCCTGTCGTTGCCTTCAAGCAAAACTCCTTTTCCCAGGATGGAACCGCCGGCCGCCAAACCGCTCGGATTTCTTTTCTCGTACCCATTTTCCACCTAGGAGCTGTCGGCGGTTGAGATTTCCGGTTGCCGCCGCTAAACATTGGGTTTGCGAGTTTTCTCGCCGTGCCAGCGGGAGCCTCTTGAAGTTTTCCTTTACTACTCTCAGAGGCTCTAACTCCCATTATATTCTTGAAAGTGAAGAAATTTGAAGCAAATGATTTGATGAAGAGTTGAATTGGGTGGAAGATGTGTGTACGTACcggtatatatatgtataatactGGAATTCATTTATATTCCAAGTAGAATTGGGATTCAGGAATCGAGCTTCAATCTATTCCCTGTGGATTTGGGATTCATTGGCCAGTGCCGCCCACGTGCATGCACATTATCCCAGTTTCATTATCCCAATTTtttcaacttattatttttttttaatttcaaatttattttttttaaaataaaattaatgtatgaaaaatatatcattaaaattttctaattgaGATCTTTAAATGTCACCATcttgatattttttaaaataaaataaatctatatAGGTGCATAAAATCTTTACTTTAGTGtaatgtttatgtatattaagacatataaaatgaacaTACTAtagaataaatgaaaatatacgTAACATGcattttttaagtactactaaCTCGACTATTGATCAAATGAGTTCATCCTGTTATATGAGTCTGTGTGGACATATCTGTGCCATTGAATGCTTGAAATCAATGGCTTAGATATAACTAACTGTGCAACGTGAACTGTGCAACGTGAAATACACAGTTGACTAGATCTAAGTCattgatctcaagcattcaatgACCCATATCTGTCCACATGGACTCATATAATATGGTACGTGGACTCACGGGAACAGTGGccctactaactctattacaataatatatatacatgtaataTACATGCATTTAATTTAGTGTTTATGTACATTCATAAACatttagaataaataatatgaacatgttttcaaaaaaataataataataatatgaacatAGTACAAGATAATGTTATTTAAATtgatacacttttttttttttcaaaaattgatacactaattaacatttaatataaaataacatcgttttggaccatggttcacTATACAATatagggcaatttatatcgtggatcagggtCCACAGTTCACTTTGAATCCTGGTCCAATATATATCatttgacttcataaagtacagaattcatgttaaTTTGATGatacataaacacttaacataatacacatacacataaacatcatatttttaaataagtacataCAGATTATGTgtccatatatataattctgtacattatgaatttcaatttcataatgtgtatgtatatgtttagTGTTTACATGTACTCACctatataattatgtacattgtacatcctggtccacgatataaagattgaaaatataaaccttggtccaccatataagtttttagatttaatttaatttaacttAATCCCTTCTCCATCCCTTTATATAGTGTTTGGCGTACTTTTCTCCACCACAGTCAGTAACGATAAACCGATAACAGTCCAGTGAGTGACTAACCGGCGACGGCTCGGCTCGGCTCATTCCTCTCCGCTACAATGGCCAGTCTCTGCCTGAACTGGACCAACACCAGAATGACAGTTACACCCTTGGCCGCTGTTAAAGATAATAATGCGGACAGCTATAGAGTTGAGCTCCCGGAGAAGGCGAAAAACTCAAGAGTCCTCGTACTAGGTGGGACCGGAAGGGTTGGTGGGTCCACAGCCGTTGCTCTCTCTAAGCTCTGTCCTGATCTGAAACTCATCGTCGCCGGCCGGAATAGGTGAATAGCTACCCAATTTTATGTTCATCTTATTATAGTCACAGTTGCTTGGaagcttttaatttgtttatgtttttaaagaatttttgtgaattttttatcTGTTGTGTTGCTTTGAACAATTCCACAAAAGATTGGGCATTTTATGAGGCAGGAATTGTGGCTAAGAATTAATATTTTAGCtgtaaatttagaaaaaaaaatcatttttattcaGATAAATTTCATATAAATCTTGTGCTATTTTTAGTGAGCTAAGAGGTGCCTTTAATATCATAATGCTTGTTTCTGATGAACACTTCCATTTGTTTGCTTTCTTCTCAGTTTGTACAAATGTACAATAATAAGTTGTTCACTGGTATTGATTACTATGTTGTACAACAGGGAAAAAGGTGCTGCCATGGTGACAAAACTAGGGAAGAACTCAGAGTTTGCTGAAGTCAATATAGACGACAAAGGATCATTGGAAGCAGCTTTGAAAGGTATCTTAGGTTCCTCTGCTATTTTTCAAGTTTGGAAGTTTTCAACCACTTAATGCTAATGTATGTCTGCCTCTTTGATTTTAATGTTCACTTTATAAATACTTCCTGTTGTTCTCAAAGCATCAAATTCAGGTGCAAATGGCTACCTTGCCTCATTCAAATGGGTTATAATGCATATGGGCCAAACCAGACTGAATACAATCAAATTGTTATAATCTAAAATTGggcaaaccacactaaaagactgaatccaatcaacCAGGCCATTTTGAATCTAACCGGTTGGACTTTCCCCTGAAAGCTCTGGATGCCACTAAATGGACCGAACAGGCAGGCTTGGGATTGAACCCTCCCCTAAAACAAAAGGATGGATGCCACCAATACCACAGGTAGAAAACCGGGTGAACACAAAGTGGACCGAACCAGGCTCTGATACCTCGTTATAATCTTTCACTCAACTGGGTTATAATGCACATgtgccaaaccacactaaaagactgaatccaattaattagctagtctaacccatggccttataaacccacatgttctcttattttttcaatgtagGCCTcttaacaaaaattatttttaatgtctGATGTGCAGATGTGGACCTCGTTGTTCATGCTGCTGGGCCGTTCCAGCAGGCAGGGAACTGTAATGTGTTGGAAGCTGCCATTCAGACCAAGGTGAGGAAAGGTAACCCGCGCATCTTATTTCCTGCATCTGCCATCTGGCTTTTTCCATGTGATCGCTACATGATATTATAACTACATCTTGATATGAACCGAACTTTTTCCAAATCATATATTTGAACAGACTGCATATCTTGATATTTGTGATGATACAAGCTACGCATTCCGTGCAAAATCCTATATGAATGAAGCACTGGCTGCAAATATTCCTGTAATAACAACTGGCGGCATCTATCCAGGAGTGAGCAATGGTACTATACAATTCTTGTTAAACTTATGCATCAAGAGAAGTGCATACAATGTGTGTAGTCCTATTTTCAATATCGTTGTAGTTATTCAAAGGATTTTTCAGAATTTCCATTGGTTATTCCATAAATGCTCGCATAGTTTTGCCTTTCTACTGATATCAACTGAGGACCTGACTTTTCATCTTAGACAAGTAAATTTGTGTCGTGAAATCTCAATTTTGTAGGATAAATAGCAGTTTAGGCAATATTATCCCGTGATAAAGCATTGCAAATTTTGAGCTTGCATATATGAAGTATTTCTTGGGCATAATAAAACTTTTACCATTATAATGGCAGTGATGGCAGCAGAACTTGTTCGCATCGCGATGAATGAGAGCAAAAGTAAGCCAGAAAGGCTAAGGTAATTCTTTCCTTCCACTTTTTGATTTTCAGTTTTCATCTTTTTTACTTTAAGAAACTTATTAAGTTTTACAGTACAATATCTTTTGATAGAATTGTTATCGGATATGTTTAATGGATCTTTTACTCCAATATGCTATTATCAGGTTCTATTATTACACTGCCGGCTCAGGTGGTGCTGGACCGACAATTTTAGCTACTAGCTTTCTGCTTCTTGGGGAAGATGTAATTGCGTACAATAAAGGTTTCTTTCTGAGATTCACTGAGCCTGGGCTAGCTTATCCAAAATTTTATTGAAACTTATGAAAATGTTGGGTTATTATACCAGGGACTGAAATCAAGTTAAAGCCTTACAGTGGAATGCTAAGCATCGACTTCGGAATAGGGGTTGGCAAGAAAGATGTTTACCTTTTGTAAGTATTTATAGAAGAAAATCTTTTCACCAACACTTGGGGATTGCTTTTAATTGTGGTTTTTGCAATAAAAGTTATCCCCGTTTTCCAAGACTATTCTCTGACTGAATGCTTCATTTCATCTCCAAATTCACTTAAAATCTAAATCatttattcttttgttttttttaaaaaaaaaattaaatcagcTTGTTTAAGTTTTAgtatatattcttttatatttgcagAAATTTGCCTGAAGTGAGTACCGCACATAAAATCCTTGGAGTACCATCTGTCAGTGCTCGGTTTGGAACTGCTCCAATTTTCTGGAATTGGGGAATGGTTGCTATGGCAAATTTACTTCCAGTGGTATGCTGCTTTGATACATACCGTATTCCCTTATGGTTGCATGAATGCCACCTtggaaaagattcaaacttaagTAACCTTTTTTGAGATACCATAGAGTACAATggattttggaaattttttgtATGTGTCTAACAAATGAGCACTAGAATCATGTGAAATTTAGTGATGGTTTTTATCTCTACGTCAACTTAAGATTAGTATCCTCCAATATCccgcttaccactacgccaaaagctctCCCTCCTAGCACCTGCTAGTCTTACCTGCACAATTTACCTTTGCTAGGAATTGAAGGCGctactttatttccttataccgcaCATTTTCGAAAGGcagggtgttggacttggctcTTCGGCCTCTGCCCGACAATCCCCTGGCCacctggtgctggacttggccctttaccggcctctgcTACCTTCGTTTCTACTCTACTACCAGTTATCCTTTGGCATGTATGTGAATAACATTTTATGGATTTTCAGGAATTTTTGAGAGACAGAAGCAAAGTTCAACAACTAGTTCAATTATTTGATCCACTTGTTCGGGCAGTTGACCAGATATCCGGAGAGTGTGTGTCAATAAGGGTGAACTgtctattttaatttctatctGTTGTTTCATTTGAATTATAGTTTTGCCGTGGGTTAGCTACAGTTGTAAGCTACACGAAAAGGATATGTTAAGTCATTATGCGGTTCTGTCTATTTGGAACAGGTTGATTTGGAATGTACAGATGGGCGGCACAGAGTAGGAATATTTAGTCACAAAAGACTCTCCAAGTATGTTCTTCTGACAACCTTTTGCTTCAGTTACTATAGAACCTCgttcttatttattataaaacCGTATTTCTGATTGCACTGACTCGCCTGTTTTTATTGCTTACACTCCTAAATCCTAATTGTCCAGTTGTTTTTGAAAGATAAAGTGAGGTGTTGTGATTTCTGTAACCTTTTAGATCAGTGGGAAATTCAACAGCTGCATTTGCACTGGCAATTCTCGAGGGAAGCACAAAGCCCGGGGTTTGGTTCCCAGAAGAGGTATTATAGTATATAGCATCTTCGGTATAGGACGTGATATTATCCCAACTATACTTATTCCACATGCTCTGGTTGTAGCCTGAAGGAATCGCGATTGAGGCGAGGGAAACCCTCCTCAGCCGTGCTACTCAAGGGACGATCAATTTTGTAATGGACAAGTACTGATCCACACACACTCTTTTCAGTTAGTTATATAACTTCTACCAATtgaaatgtgattttttttgggtCTTGTGACAGGGCTCCATGGATGGTAGAAACAGCCCCTAAAGAGCTTGGTTTTGGGATTTATGGGTGACATCATACACCCTTATAGAGAGAAAAGAACAGATTGTGTATAAGTTCCCCATAGGCCATAATTCCATAATAGCATTGGAGGTTTTAGACATAATGGCAACTTGGTAGTGttattatttaccaattatCATTCATACACTTCATATTTCAACTTGTAACTTGAGCTTGTTTAataatggaaaacattttccatttttgTTTTCTATCTTAAAGCCTAGTCTATTACACCAAAAAGTGTGATCTCAAGTGGAAAGGACCTAAGTCGTTTACATCTAGAAATGATTAttcgaggaaaaaaaaaaagacctctACAAGTGGTCACTCTTGACATATCATCTTTTTATTAGATAGATGAATTTCTTATTAACTCGGCTACGAATACGGATACGAATACACGCTAGAACAGACAGTTGATGGTCTTTCACTGGTCTACTTGTTGGTTTAAGGACTAAGATCAGGAGGGTGAGCTGATATCAGATGCTCTCGAACTTTAGAAGGGTAGTTGGAAATCTTGGAATCAACCAAAAGTCTGCTCCTCCATAATAAATGCGATATTTATCGCTAAGGAAAGGGAACAAGTTCCAGCCTTCAGACATGACAATCACTTGAAGCCCATGTACCtcgtggtcaagcggcacccggtgtacactcccatgtggaagggagtgggttcgagcctcagtggaggcatctgttgactctttgtgcttcagtaggttgagaaagtagctatgaacagatactacattgtaaccgagtggaaaaaaaaaaaaaaagtgttgatCGGGGCACAATAAGAGCAGTAAACGTACCTCAAACACTCCTGAGAATATGTAATCTGATCGTTAGGAAAAGGTCGATAAGTCAGTCCTAGGCTACATAGACCGGGCTAGTTAGGACAAGAAATCAATCAATTTAGTAGTAATCCATGAAAATAATTGGAAACACTTCCCCAAGAAATTAGAGTAACACTTTTGGGAAAGAATTAGAAGCAAATCAATTAAGAAAATAGAAGACAAAACACCCGAGGTTGAATTCTTTTAAAAGAAGATCTAGAAGAAGCTCTTCCTTTGGGAAAAGGATGGACTAATTGCACACTTGGCactagaaaataaatataacaatcTATTATGTAcaaatcaatcaaaataataaatgaatagaaCAAACCACTTCACAAACACAAATCTTGTGTAGAACAATGCAAAATCTATTGTTGAGCTAGCCGGTTGGGCCTTCTTTGTCGAAGCCTCGTGCAGCAAGCAAGTATTGTTAGCAGAGTTGCTTGATCAATGTACCGTTGCCTCCAAGCGAGACATCATTCATGTTGCTTCGACATTTTTACAACCGTTGTCTTCTGAGCACAGATGTAAGTCAACCCAAACTGCTCTGATCTCCACCTTCTGTCGTGTAAGCCTTACCAAACTTCGGAATCCTCAAATCAGTTCAAAACATGGGGTGTCGTGTTcaaaatgtgtcaaacaaaCAGTTAATCTATCAGTTCAGTTGCCACCTGTTGTTTAGTTGCACAAGGAAATTCTCCCATATTCTGCGGCAATAGTAAAGCTCTGTATACTAGGATTTGAACAGAGCTTTGAACCTTGTCATGAGTACCAGTTTGAGTGACTTCTATCTGACTCTCTGGGCTGGTAATTCCCAAATGCTCTCCAAATATCACTCCTTTGCCATCTGTTCACACCCCTCTCAAATTGATAGTTATGAGAGTCCATGTGTGTTTTCATCATGTTGCCGCCTCTGTTCCCTCTATTTAGACTGTTCCTCGTCTCTTCTTCAAGATCATACCGTGAGCGCTACAAGGTGGCAGCATTATTGTTAAAcatcaaatttttaaaagtatatgtCACAAACGATAGGAACAGATATCCAAAGAAGCTCAAACTTAGACCAGGAAACTGGGTTTAGTACATTTCTACTAACTTATTGAAATTATACACACAATTGCATGCTACATACATACTACCCCCTCCCCACCCGCGCCCCACCAtgcaaaagagagaaaaagaagcaaatatTCCCAAGTAACCAttcattcatttttataaaGACAATTAAAGTTGGAGTAGATAAAATAATGAACTTATGTCTTGAGATCATAACCAAAGTCTCCTTTGACAGAATACCTTTGCAGGATCCGAAAGTAGTGCATAGGCCTCCCCAATCATTTTGAAAAGCCTGTCAGCATCTCTACTAACCTCTTCGGCTATTTCTTTCCAAATTCCATCATCTGCATTATCATTTTTGGATAACAATTGCGCAGCCTAAACAATTGAATGGTGTCAGtctcaaaaaaattaatgctAATGTAGCAGTGAACATCACAAAGAGAACCTTGTCAGGGTGATGTTTGAGTGCAGCTTTTCGGTAAGCCCTCTTAATTTCTGAAGACGAAGCAGATGGATCGACTCCCCTGGAATTTCAGAAGTATCATCCTATTGTTATTAGAGAAGAGCTCAACGAATGAAATCAATTACACGCTTGTCCATATTTACTCAAACATTATGGTACCCTATTCAACAGCCTGAGTTACTTATTCAAACACCAAAAATACAGGCAATGATTTGTTATGAAATAGATAACTTGAAAATAGTTGAGTACTCCAAGTTAATATATATCAGCAGCCAACCAGACACTTATAAAAAGTGCtatctacaattctacattcaTAACTTATGGAGTGATTGATGGTGGTGTACTTGTGATGAAACATATTTGCCAAGCTGACTACTTAAAAGGGGTAAAACTGTTAACTGTGTTCAGCATGCCCGAACTAGGTGAATTTCTCCAGATTACAAGGACATGATAACATGCTTAAGTTCTTTTACAGTATTGAAATACACACCTGACACTGCAAGATACAACTTCCCGTGACAACAAAACAAAGCATACTGAAAAATTATAATCATTTTACTTTGGGAAATCGAAATAAGTGTTGGCAACACATCTTAAATGATCtcaaatttttcaaataatggGTCTGAAAATATAACTTACAGTATTAGGTACATATTCAAAGGGATTTCCTTTCtgtcttcttcctccattgtcAAAAGCTTCTGCTGTCTTTGCCGGATCTCACTCATGAAAAAACTTTTATCTGACTGGTTTATCTTATTTTCCATTTGCCTTGTGAGAAGGGAGATAAGCCTTCGAAGATCTGAAGCTGCTTGTCCATAATCCCTGATCATCTCAAGCAATGAAGCTCGTCTAGATATTGCCTGCATACGAGTATTGGCAATAAATGAAGGCAGACAAAACTTCTACCAAATTCAACAAGCAATTATGCCTATGGAAAATTCCAAGTCAAGCACCAAAGTTGAGACATGCCTTATTGTAATAAAGGTAAACCACCAATTCAAGTCAGGTGGCAAAAAACCTTGGGTGAACTTGAATTCATGAAAAGCAGTATTGAATGCAGGCTATAAACAGCTTAGGCGCTTATAGCAAGTTACTTCCTTATTTTAGAATACAACATAAAACATCTTTATTCAATATAG contains these protein-coding regions:
- the LOC116015467 gene encoding uncharacterized protein LOC116015467, which produces MASLCLNWTNTRMTVTPLAAVKDNNADSYRVELPEKAKNSRVLVLGGTGRVGGSTAVALSKLCPDLKLIVAGRNREKGAAMVTKLGKNSEFAEVNIDDKGSLEAALKDVDLVVHAAGPFQQAGNCNVLEAAIQTKTAYLDICDDTSYAFRAKSYMNEALAANIPVITTGGIYPGVSNVMAAELVRIAMNESKSKPERLRFYYYTAGSGGAGPTILATSFLLLGEDVIAYNKGTEIKLKPYSGMLSIDFGIGVGKKDVYLLNLPEVSTAHKILGVPSVSARFGTAPIFWNWGMVAMANLLPVEFLRDRSKVQQLVQLFDPLVRAVDQISGECVSIRVDLECTDGRHRVGIFSHKRLSKSVGNSTAAFALAILEGSTKPGVWFPEEPEGIAIEARETLLSRATQGTINFVMDKAPWMVETAPKELGFGIYG